One stretch of Thermus hydrothermalis DNA includes these proteins:
- a CDS encoding TolC family protein has protein sequence MPRIWSLLLLFLPALAQGVDLRAWVRESPGYQALLLQKGQAEAAWEAAQKGLVPTLSPQGSYSRSLLGQESLALGLGGSLALPWGQAQGSLREAEITYRQALLDFLSQGNALFQTALSQYLDAYLAALDQALAQKRLAWREAQLRAVRDQREKGQATFQDLLEAEGNLAEAQAEALRAELALGLAQARLKATLGREVVAGALPLFPQGIPSLEEVLARRDKRPDVRKAQLAVEEAEVALAQAQWERFFPEVSLGLTAQEGNAALSLGLNLKAGTLTYGGQYAFQGQGTGGVSFQVQASFPLLNPGQDAQLSLREKTLTQARLTLESAKRAAELDLRSKHQALLQAQAQVDVATKALSAAENSWEVAKGRLQAGTGTALEVMQAEVGLLQARRTLEGAKAAFLQAYYALLDAMGEDLVGGGE, from the coding sequence GAGGCCGCTTGGGAGGCGGCGCAAAAGGGGCTTGTCCCCACCCTTTCCCCCCAGGGGAGCTATAGCCGGAGCCTGTTGGGGCAGGAGAGCCTCGCCCTGGGCCTCGGGGGGAGCCTGGCCCTTCCGTGGGGGCAGGCCCAGGGCAGCCTAAGGGAAGCGGAGATTACCTACCGGCAAGCGCTTCTGGACTTCTTGTCCCAGGGAAACGCCCTCTTCCAAACGGCCCTTTCCCAGTATCTGGACGCTTACCTGGCTGCTTTGGACCAGGCGCTGGCGCAAAAGCGCCTGGCTTGGCGGGAAGCCCAACTTAGGGCGGTGAGGGACCAACGGGAAAAGGGCCAGGCTACCTTTCAGGACCTCTTGGAGGCGGAGGGCAATCTGGCGGAGGCCCAGGCGGAAGCCCTGCGGGCGGAGCTCGCCCTTGGCCTGGCCCAGGCCCGGCTAAAGGCCACTTTGGGCCGGGAGGTGGTTGCAGGGGCCTTACCCCTTTTCCCTCAAGGAATTCCCTCCCTGGAAGAGGTTTTGGCCCGACGGGACAAGCGGCCCGACGTGCGCAAAGCCCAACTTGCGGTGGAGGAAGCGGAGGTGGCCTTGGCCCAAGCCCAATGGGAGCGGTTCTTCCCCGAGGTGTCCTTGGGCCTTACCGCCCAGGAGGGCAACGCCGCCTTGTCCCTTGGGCTCAACCTAAAGGCGGGAACCCTCACCTATGGGGGCCAGTATGCCTTCCAGGGACAAGGAACAGGAGGAGTATCCTTCCAGGTCCAGGCGAGCTTCCCCCTCCTGAACCCAGGCCAGGATGCCCAGCTTTCCTTGAGGGAGAAAACCCTTACCCAAGCCCGTCTTACCTTGGAAAGCGCAAAGAGGGCGGCCGAGTTGGATCTTCGCTCCAAGCACCAAGCCCTCCTTCAAGCCCAAGCCCAGGTGGATGTGGCCACCAAAGCCTTGAGCGCAGCGGAGAACTCTTGGGAGGTGGCCAAGGGGCGGCTCCAGGCGGGAACGGGAACCGCTCTAGAGGTCATGCAAGCGGAGGTGGGCCTCCTCCAGGCCCGCCGCACCCTGGAGGGGGCCAAGGCCGCTTTCCTCCAGGCCTATTACGCCCTTTTGGATGCCATGGGGGAAGACCTTGTGGGAGGTGGGGAATGA
- a CDS encoding TolC family protein: MKRILVVLYAGSLALAQGLSFQEAWQQALRQNPSYQNALLARESARVELQALEADPSTLILPLTQARQALALAEVQVEASRLNLLQTLLSAYTALLEAQANEEVLKANRALAERNLQIARARRQTGNATDLDVAKAEAALKSAEIALQNAQAQRPALLKALEAALGASLAEEPRLAPLPEPKALGVDLAALREGLEARLVSLVQARQAWELAELQVRLADNDYTPRLTLEKAKASRDNARKALDNAMAQAFSALEAAYAQAQAAWGQVLTARESLANQERTLEVARKAFQAGTASRVELEQEEANLAQARYNLLVAQNAYWRALAALSLAAGQDLVVLGEVGR; the protein is encoded by the coding sequence ATGAAGCGGATCCTGGTGGTGCTCTACGCGGGAAGCTTAGCTTTGGCACAAGGTTTGAGTTTTCAGGAGGCCTGGCAACAGGCTCTTAGGCAAAACCCTTCCTATCAGAACGCCCTTCTGGCCCGGGAAAGCGCCCGGGTGGAGCTTCAGGCCCTGGAGGCGGACCCGAGCACGCTCATCCTCCCCCTCACCCAAGCGAGGCAGGCCTTGGCCTTGGCGGAGGTTCAGGTGGAGGCGAGCCGTTTAAACCTGCTTCAGACCCTCCTTTCCGCCTACACTGCGCTCTTGGAGGCCCAGGCCAACGAGGAGGTCCTCAAGGCCAACCGGGCCCTGGCGGAGCGCAACCTACAGATTGCCCGGGCCCGGCGCCAAACGGGCAACGCCACGGACCTGGACGTGGCCAAGGCGGAGGCGGCCTTAAAATCGGCGGAGATCGCCCTCCAAAATGCGCAAGCCCAGCGTCCCGCTCTCCTCAAGGCTCTGGAGGCGGCGCTTGGGGCTTCTTTGGCGGAGGAGCCGCGGCTTGCTCCCTTGCCTGAGCCCAAGGCTTTGGGGGTAGACCTGGCCGCTTTGAGGGAGGGCCTCGAGGCGAGGCTTGTCAGCCTGGTCCAGGCCCGGCAGGCCTGGGAGCTTGCCGAGCTTCAGGTGCGCCTGGCCGACAACGACTACACCCCCCGCCTCACCTTGGAGAAGGCCAAGGCCAGCCGGGATAACGCCCGGAAGGCCCTGGATAACGCCATGGCCCAAGCCTTCTCCGCCTTGGAAGCGGCCTACGCCCAAGCCCAAGCTGCCTGGGGCCAGGTGCTCACCGCCCGGGAAAGCCTCGCCAACCAGGAGAGGACCTTGGAGGTGGCCCGCAAGGCTTTCCAGGCGGGGACCGCAAGCCGGGTGGAGTTGGAGCAGGAGGAGGCAAACCTGGCCCAGGCCCGGTATAACCTACTCGTGGCCCAAAACGCTTACTGGAGGGCCCTGGCTGCCCTAAGCCTGGCGGCGGGGCAGGACCTCGTGGTCCTTGGGGAGGTGGGGCGATGA
- a CDS encoding efflux RND transporter periplasmic adaptor subunit, which translates to MRRWLLLGVVVALAFLGYFLLRPKRVVQAVEAPEVYTVTRGEIRVTVSGSGSLAPWQSLEVRPEVQGLLRFVVDEGTPVEKGQVLAELDPTPFRQAVAKAQSDVAKAEAALANAKAQGESALASLRASLKSAEVAYANAQASLATAQRNLEATRLLYQAGGASRQALLEAETAYNNAKRALDDAEASLSAQREALALREAQLQADLRTQEAALAQARIALAEAQYNLEKTRVLAPLSGVVLSVAASPGAQVGPTSALLTLGDLSRYSLVLEVDETEIAQVKVGLPVEVSLEGLPGETFLGRVEAISPQGEVVNNIPVFKVTVSLPPDPRFRPGMSADGEIVVQDLKDVLVLPKRAVERVRGQAYVTLLRADGSTERVRVTLGLEDSTRVAVLEGLKEGDQVVLPKRNQGGSGSQRLQAPGGPLPLMGPGPGR; encoded by the coding sequence ATGAGGCGATGGCTTCTCCTTGGGGTCGTGGTGGCTTTAGCGTTTTTGGGATACTTTCTCCTGCGGCCCAAGAGGGTGGTCCAGGCGGTGGAGGCCCCTGAGGTGTACACCGTAACCCGGGGGGAGATCCGGGTCACGGTTTCCGGTTCTGGGAGCCTAGCCCCCTGGCAGAGCCTCGAGGTGCGCCCCGAGGTGCAAGGCCTACTTCGGTTTGTGGTGGACGAAGGGACTCCGGTGGAAAAGGGCCAGGTGCTGGCCGAACTGGACCCCACCCCCTTCCGCCAAGCTGTGGCGAAGGCCCAGTCCGACGTGGCGAAGGCCGAGGCGGCCCTGGCCAACGCCAAGGCACAAGGGGAAAGCGCCCTGGCTTCCCTCAGGGCCTCCCTGAAGAGCGCCGAAGTAGCCTACGCCAACGCCCAGGCGAGCCTGGCCACAGCCCAGCGGAACCTGGAAGCCACCCGGCTCCTCTACCAGGCCGGGGGTGCGAGCCGCCAGGCCCTTCTAGAGGCGGAAACCGCTTACAACAATGCCAAAAGGGCCTTGGATGACGCCGAGGCAAGCTTAAGCGCGCAACGGGAGGCCTTGGCCTTGCGGGAGGCCCAGCTCCAGGCAGACCTCCGTACCCAGGAAGCCGCCTTAGCCCAAGCGCGGATTGCCCTGGCGGAAGCCCAATATAATTTGGAAAAAACGCGGGTTTTGGCCCCCTTGAGCGGTGTGGTCCTTTCCGTGGCGGCAAGCCCGGGAGCCCAGGTGGGGCCCACCTCGGCCCTCCTTACCCTCGGGGACCTCTCCCGCTACAGCCTGGTCCTGGAGGTGGACGAGACGGAGATCGCCCAGGTAAAGGTGGGCCTTCCCGTGGAGGTGAGCCTCGAGGGCCTCCCGGGCGAAACCTTCCTCGGCCGGGTGGAGGCCATAAGCCCTCAGGGTGAGGTGGTGAACAACATTCCGGTTTTCAAGGTCACCGTAAGCCTTCCCCCGGACCCCCGCTTCCGCCCCGGGATGAGCGCCGATGGGGAGATCGTGGTGCAGGACCTCAAGGACGTCCTGGTCCTCCCCAAGCGGGCGGTGGAGCGGGTGAGGGGGCAGGCCTACGTCACCCTTCTCCGCGCCGATGGCTCCACGGAGAGGGTTCGCGTTACCCTGGGCCTCGAGGACAGCACCCGGGTGGCGGTTTTGGAAGGCCTCAAGGAGGGGGACCAGGTGGTCCTGCCCAAGCGAAACCAGGGGGGCTCAGGTTCCCAGCGGCTGCAAGCCCCTGGGGGTCCCCTGCCCCTTATGGGCCCTGGGCCTGGGAGGTGA
- a CDS encoding ABC transporter ATP-binding protein — MLLELRGVKKVYRTGEVAFLALKGVDLRVEEGEILAIMGPSGSGKSTLLHILGLLDRPTEGEYRLLGRPTQDLSEGERAYLRNRFVGFVFQAFFLLPRLSVVENVEVPMAYAGLPPKERRRRALALLERVGLLEKAHSLPNQLSGGQRQRVAIARALALKPPLLLADEPTGALDTKTGEEILALFQELNREGTTVILVTHESTVAQKAQRIVRVRDGEIVADERRVG; from the coding sequence ATGCTCCTAGAACTGCGGGGGGTGAAGAAGGTTTACCGCACCGGGGAAGTGGCCTTCCTCGCCCTCAAGGGGGTGGACCTCCGGGTGGAGGAGGGGGAGATCCTCGCCATCATGGGGCCCTCGGGGAGCGGCAAGAGCACCCTCCTCCACATCCTGGGCCTCCTGGACCGGCCCACGGAAGGGGAGTACCGCCTTTTGGGTAGGCCCACCCAAGACCTCTCGGAGGGAGAGCGGGCTTACCTGAGGAACCGCTTCGTGGGTTTTGTCTTCCAGGCGTTTTTCCTCCTTCCCCGGCTCAGCGTTGTGGAGAACGTGGAGGTGCCCATGGCTTACGCTGGCCTGCCTCCTAAAGAGCGGCGGCGAAGGGCCTTAGCGCTTCTGGAGCGGGTGGGCCTTTTGGAGAAGGCCCATAGCCTGCCCAACCAGCTTTCCGGTGGGCAAAGGCAGCGGGTGGCCATCGCCCGGGCCCTGGCCCTAAAGCCCCCCCTCCTCCTCGCCGACGAGCCCACGGGGGCTCTGGACACCAAGACGGGGGAGGAGATCCTTGCCCTTTTCCAAGAGCTCAACCGGGAAGGAACCACGGTCATCCTGGTCACCCACGAGTCCACGGTGGCGCAGAAAGCCCAGAGGATTGTCCGGGTGCGGGACGGGGAGATCGTGGCTGACGAAAGGAGGGTGGGATGA
- a CDS encoding ABC transporter permease, with protein sequence MTRPMPQPQEALPGRVGLSPWEVARVALRAIAANPLRSALTALGVVIGVAAVVALTMVGQGTTRRISNLLEGLGTNLLTVGPAQGGRGPGGGLVRFGGPATLPLSDAYAIQEAFSGEVVGVAPVAQGNFQLKFGANNLRATVVGTWPDFAQVRNALPEKGSFFTWEDVEARRRVAVIGYGIAQDLFGGEDPLGQRLRIGGIPFTVVGVLPDKGDQGFVSTNYQVYVPLSTYLQRLARPEAGGPKVNAIYLQGADRNRLKDLQARLTQFLAERHGLLDPESYDFSVTNQQDALESVNQTTLAMTLFLGGVAGISLLVGGIGIMNIMLVSVTERTREIGVRKALGARPRDILAQFLAESVVLSVGGGLLGVALGLFMARFVGQAIGVTPVFAPLSVVLAFAFAVAVGVFFGLYPAWRAARLDPVEALRYE encoded by the coding sequence ATGACCAGACCGATGCCCCAGCCCCAAGAGGCCTTGCCAGGCCGGGTGGGGCTTTCCCCTTGGGAGGTGGCCCGCGTGGCCCTGCGGGCCATCGCCGCCAACCCCTTGCGCTCCGCCCTCACCGCCCTCGGGGTGGTCATCGGGGTGGCGGCGGTGGTGGCCCTCACCATGGTGGGCCAAGGGACCACCCGGCGCATTTCCAACCTCCTAGAGGGCCTCGGTACCAACCTTCTCACCGTGGGCCCTGCCCAGGGGGGGCGGGGGCCGGGCGGGGGGTTGGTGCGCTTTGGAGGCCCTGCTACCCTGCCCCTTTCCGACGCCTACGCCATCCAGGAAGCCTTTTCCGGGGAAGTCGTGGGGGTGGCGCCTGTGGCCCAGGGGAACTTCCAGCTCAAGTTTGGGGCCAATAACCTTAGGGCCACGGTGGTGGGTACCTGGCCGGACTTCGCCCAAGTGCGAAACGCCCTTCCCGAAAAGGGGAGCTTCTTTACCTGGGAGGACGTGGAAGCGCGGCGCCGGGTGGCGGTGATCGGCTACGGCATCGCCCAGGACCTCTTCGGAGGGGAGGACCCCTTGGGGCAACGCCTGCGCATCGGGGGGATTCCCTTCACCGTGGTGGGGGTGTTGCCGGATAAGGGGGACCAGGGGTTCGTGAGCACCAACTACCAGGTGTACGTGCCCCTCTCCACCTACCTGCAACGCCTCGCCCGTCCCGAGGCGGGGGGCCCCAAGGTGAACGCTATTTACCTCCAAGGGGCGGACCGCAACCGCCTGAAGGACCTCCAGGCCCGGCTCACCCAGTTCCTGGCGGAACGGCATGGCCTCTTGGACCCCGAAAGCTACGATTTTTCCGTGACCAACCAACAGGATGCCCTGGAGAGCGTGAACCAGACCACCCTGGCCATGACCCTTTTCCTGGGAGGGGTGGCGGGGATTAGCCTCCTGGTAGGGGGCATTGGCATTATGAACATCATGCTGGTCTCGGTCACGGAGCGCACCCGGGAGATAGGGGTGCGGAAAGCCTTGGGAGCCAGGCCAAGGGACATCCTGGCCCAGTTCCTCGCCGAGTCCGTGGTTCTGAGCGTGGGCGGAGGGCTTTTGGGCGTGGCCCTCGGGCTTTTCATGGCCCGCTTTGTGGGCCAGGCCATTGGCGTGACGCCGGTGTTCGCCCCCTTGAGCGTGGTCCTGGCCTTTGCCTTCGCTGTGGCGGTGGGGGTCTTCTTCGGGCTTTACCCCGCTTGGCGGGCGGCTAGGCTGGACCCGGTGGAGGCGTTGCGGTACGAGTAG
- the ruvA gene encoding Holliday junction branch migration protein RuvA yields MIRYLKGLVQKKEEGGFLLLVGGVGFFLQAPGPFLASLREGQEVAVHTHLQLKEEGLSLYGFPDEESLTLFELLLSVSGVGPKVALSLLSALTPKLLARALAEGDLRLLTSASGVGRKLAERLALELKGKLPPHLLTGEKVESQAAEEAILALVALGFKEGQARSAVLDLLAQNPKAKAQDLIKEALKRLR; encoded by the coding sequence ATGATCCGCTACCTCAAAGGCCTCGTCCAGAAGAAGGAGGAAGGGGGCTTCCTCCTCCTGGTGGGCGGGGTGGGGTTCTTCCTCCAGGCCCCAGGCCCCTTCCTGGCAAGCCTAAGGGAAGGCCAGGAGGTGGCGGTCCACACCCACCTGCAACTCAAGGAGGAGGGGCTTTCCCTCTACGGCTTCCCCGACGAGGAAAGCCTAACCCTCTTTGAGCTCCTCCTCTCCGTGAGCGGGGTGGGGCCCAAGGTGGCCCTCTCCCTCCTCTCCGCCCTCACCCCCAAGCTCCTGGCCCGGGCCCTGGCGGAAGGGGACCTCCGGCTTCTCACCTCGGCCAGCGGCGTGGGGCGGAAACTGGCGGAGCGCCTGGCCCTGGAGCTCAAGGGCAAGCTCCCCCCCCACCTCCTCACCGGGGAGAAGGTGGAAAGCCAGGCGGCGGAGGAGGCCATCCTGGCCCTGGTGGCCTTGGGCTTCAAGGAAGGGCAGGCGCGGAGCGCGGTCCTGGACCTCCTCGCCCAAAACCCCAAGGCCAAGGCCCAGGACCTGATCAAGGAGGCCCTAAAGCGCCTGCGCTAG
- a CDS encoding enoyl-CoA hydratase-related protein, whose amino-acid sequence MVLAEKREGVLLLTLNRPEKLNALTGALLEELYQALAEANRDPGVRAVLLTGAGRAFSAGQDLTEFGEEKPDYEAHLRRYNRVVAAMSGLEKPLVVAVNGPAAGAGMSLALWGDLRLAAAGATFATAFVRIGLVPDSGMSFLLPRLVGLAKAQELLLLSPRLSAEEALALGLVHKVVPAERLLEEALALAQALAQGPTRAYVLTRKLLLETYRLSLEEALGLEAILQGEAGRTLDHEEGVRAFREKRPPRFQGR is encoded by the coding sequence ATGGTCCTAGCGGAAAAGCGCGAAGGCGTCCTCCTCCTCACCCTCAACCGGCCGGAAAAGCTCAACGCCCTCACGGGCGCCCTCCTAGAGGAGCTCTACCAGGCCTTGGCCGAGGCGAACCGGGATCCCGGGGTGCGGGCCGTCCTCCTCACGGGAGCGGGGCGGGCCTTCTCCGCCGGGCAGGACCTCACGGAGTTCGGCGAGGAAAAGCCCGACTACGAGGCCCACCTCCGCCGCTACAACCGGGTGGTGGCGGCCATGAGCGGCCTGGAAAAGCCCCTGGTGGTGGCGGTGAACGGGCCAGCGGCGGGGGCGGGGATGAGCCTCGCCCTCTGGGGGGACCTGCGCCTGGCCGCCGCCGGGGCCACCTTCGCCACCGCCTTCGTGCGCATCGGCCTGGTGCCGGACTCGGGGATGAGCTTCCTCCTGCCCCGCCTGGTGGGGCTCGCCAAGGCGCAAGAACTCCTCCTCCTCTCCCCCCGCCTCTCCGCCGAGGAGGCCCTGGCCCTGGGCCTGGTGCACAAGGTGGTGCCGGCGGAAAGGCTCCTGGAGGAGGCCTTAGCCCTGGCCCAAGCGCTCGCCCAAGGCCCCACCCGGGCCTACGTCCTTACGCGGAAGCTCCTTTTGGAAACCTACCGGCTTTCCCTGGAGGAGGCTTTGGGCCTCGAGGCCATTCTTCAGGGGGAGGCGGGCCGCACCCTGGACCACGAGGAGGGGGTCAGGGCCTTCCGGGAAAAGCGCCCGCCCCGCTTCCAGGGCCGATGA